The Terriglobus roseus sequence GGTTTGCCCTGCTGGTGGCGCTTTGTTGCCTGCCTGCCGGCAGCTTCTTCCTGATACTGGGCATCGCCAAGTGGTCGGGCGACCGTAGCCGCACCGACTGACCTTAAAATTGCAGCGTGAGCGAAACCTGTCTTCCCGAAGACCCTAAGCCGGTACTTGTGTCTGCGTTCTCTGCTCAGGAGGCACTGGCGCATGGTTTCTCCACACGCATCGGTGGTCTTTCGCAGTGCTATCGCCCGGGCGACCTGAACCTCGGCTTCACGAAGGATGACGAACCGGCCAGCGTCGCGGAAAACCGCAGGCGGTTTGTGCAGACATTAGGCGCGGAAGACTTCCAACGCTTCGGCCTCCTCCGTCAGATCCACTCACCCGATCTTGTCGTGCTCGCCTCCGAAGAAGAGGGAGCGCAGGATTTTACCCAACCGGCAACGGGCTGCGGTGATGCCCTGATGACGGACGTGCCGGGCATGTTGCTCACAGTACAGGTCGCCGACTGCATTCCCGTACTTCTCTTCGCCCCGAAGAAGCGCGCAGTGGCGGCGGTCCACGCGGGCTGGCGCGGCACGGCAGCCCGCATTGCTCAGTCGACTGCGACTGCCATGCAGCGGCTCTACGGCAGCGATCCTGCCGATATCATCGCGGCCATTGGACCGGGCATCGGGCCGGAGAGCTACGCCGTCAGCGAGGATCTGCGCACCGAGTTTGCTACGGCCTTTGCCTACTCGGAAGAACTATTTCAGGTGCGGGACGCGCAGTTGTTCCTGGATCTCTGGGAGGCCAACCAGCGGCAGTTGCTGGAAGCGGGCCTGGAGCGTGCCAACATCCATGTTCTCGGGCTGGACACCGCGACCAGCACGGGTCGCTTTTTCTCGCATCGTGCGGAGAAGGGATTTACCGGCCGCATGATGGCGGCGATCGGACTAAGACCGATATAAGCAGCAACTCACGGGGTGCCCCGTACACACGCAAAGCGGTGTACGTGTCCTTGCATCCTGAAGCATCGCATCCCATTCATGCGCAAAGTGCGCGCAGGAATGGGGCCCCGCTTCCTGAGTAAACAACCCTATGTGGGGCTACCCTAAGCTGATGTCGTTGTCGCCGGTGTGCTCGCGCAGCAGGCGCTGCGAGAGCGTCTTGAGGTCTTCCCCGCTCTTGGGCAGCACGAAGTCACCATCCACCCATTCGAGCTTGAAGCTGGTAGACAGTGCGGAGATCCAGATCTGGCGCACCGGTGTGTTGGGCGTGAAGACGAACTTGCCCTTCGGATCGTCGAAGACGACGTTGAGCACGCCGCTGTTCTCCTCCACTTCAAAACCGCCATCTTCTTCTGCGTCGATGAGGCTTTGTTTAAGTTCTTCGAGAGCGCGATCGGCATCGCGGCGGAATGTCTGTTCGTCGATCATTGGCTTAGTCTAACCGTCCGTCAGCGTTGCATGAAGAGCTTGACCGCCAGCGCGACCAGGAGCAAGGCAAAACCTCGCCGCAGAGCAGTGTCTGACAGATGCTGCGCGTACTGCCCGCCGAACCAGCCGCCTATGGTAAAGCCTATTGCAATGAAAAGAGCCAGCTTTAGATCGGCGTGACCCTGCTTGTAATAGCTCCAGAACGCCAGCGCACCGACAGGCAGCAGCAGCGTCGCGATGGACGTGCCCTGCGCACGTTTCTGGGACATGCCGTAGAAGAACGTGAGGGCGGGGATAAGAAACACCCCGCCCCCTAGGCCGATCAGACCGGAAACACTGCCAACCGCTATGCCGAGAGCGAGACCACCCAGCATCCAAAAGAGGCTCATTTAGAAGGGGATGTCGTCGTCCGTGATGCCTTCGCCAGCGTAGTCATTGGCGCCAGCAGGCGTGCGCTGGTCAAAGCTGGCGGTGTTGCCGCCACCGTAGCTGTTGCCCCCGCTACGCGATGCTCCGCCACTGTACTGACCGCTGCCACCGGCACTGCCACCCTCGCCACGACCGCCCAGCAGGGACAGTTCGTTCACGAGAATTTCCGTGCGGTACTTCTTCTGACCGCTTTCCTTGTCGTCCCAGGAGCGGGTCTGGATCTTGCCTTCGACAAAGAGCTGCGATCCCTTCTTCACGTAGTCGCGGACAATCTCCGCGGTGCGGCCGAAGCAGACCAGGTTGTGCCACTCGGTCTTGTCGACCCAGTTCCCTGTCGCGTCCTTGGCGCGGTCCGCCGTGGCCAATGAAAAGCTGGCAATCACCATGCCACCCTGCGTCGCGCGCATCTCGGGGTCTTTGCCCACATTGCCCAGCAACATCACCTTATTAACGCCCTTAGCCATTGCTCTACTCCCGTTCGAATCCGTGAACCAAAGGGTAGCAGAACGCGGGTCTGCCGCGCCCGGTTGGTTGCACCGGTCCGGTCCTACCGGTAGCATCTGGCTCATGGCGGCACCTTTCGATACAGCAGAAAACACACGGACGGCGACAATCCCGGCAAGCGCCGGTCATGTCTGCGTGGCCGTCTCAGGCGATGAAATGATCGCGCTGGCCGCGGATACGGTGAGGACAAACCCGTTTGTGGAATTCCGTCTTGACTCCGTCGCAGATCCAGCCGCCATGCTGCCTGCCTTGCGTCAGTTCCTCTTTGGGAATAGAAGGGCAACAGTGGTGGCAACCTGCCGTCGCACAGCCTTTGGGGGCGACTTCGAAGGTACGGCAGAGGAACAGATCGCAATCCTGCGAGAGGCCGCGCTCGCCGGTTGCAGCCTCGTCGACATGGAGGTCGAAACAGCAGAGGAACTCGGCGACGCATCGCTTCAAGCAATGCGTGGCGCGGGTGCCGCTGTGATCCTGAGCTGGCACGATTTCACCTCTACACCTGCCCTGGAGCCGGTGCTGGACCGCATGC is a genomic window containing:
- a CDS encoding single-stranded DNA-binding protein, which gives rise to MAKGVNKVMLLGNVGKDPEMRATQGGMVIASFSLATADRAKDATGNWVDKTEWHNLVCFGRTAEIVRDYVKKGSQLFVEGKIQTRSWDDKESGQKKYRTEILVNELSLLGGRGEGGSAGGSGQYSGGASRSGGNSYGGGNTASFDQRTPAGANDYAGEGITDDDIPF
- a CDS encoding sulfite exporter TauE/SafE family protein, whose protein sequence is MSLFWMLGGLALGIAVGSVSGLIGLGGGVFLIPALTFFYGMSQKRAQGTSIATLLLPVGALAFWSYYKQGHADLKLALFIAIGFTIGGWFGGQYAQHLSDTALRRGFALLLVALAVKLFMQR
- the cyaY gene encoding iron donor protein CyaY; translated protein: MIDEQTFRRDADRALEELKQSLIDAEEDGGFEVEENSGVLNVVFDDPKGKFVFTPNTPVRQIWISALSTSFKLEWVDGDFVLPKSGEDLKTLSQRLLREHTGDNDISLG
- the pgeF gene encoding peptidoglycan editing factor PgeF; its protein translation is MSETCLPEDPKPVLVSAFSAQEALAHGFSTRIGGLSQCYRPGDLNLGFTKDDEPASVAENRRRFVQTLGAEDFQRFGLLRQIHSPDLVVLASEEEGAQDFTQPATGCGDALMTDVPGMLLTVQVADCIPVLLFAPKKRAVAAVHAGWRGTAARIAQSTATAMQRLYGSDPADIIAAIGPGIGPESYAVSEDLRTEFATAFAYSEELFQVRDAQLFLDLWEANQRQLLEAGLERANIHVLGLDTATSTGRFFSHRAEKGFTGRMMAAIGLRPI